The Oscillatoria sp. FACHB-1407 genome includes a region encoding these proteins:
- a CDS encoding M16 family metallopeptidase: MIPTLLPSSLESRLNSPTVHRLPNGLTIVAEQMPVEAVNLSLWLGIGSAIESDAINGMAHFLEHMIFKGTQRLQLGEFERSIEQRGAVTNAATSQDYTHYYITTAPHDFAELAPLQIEVALNAAIPDEEFERERSVILEEIRRANDNPRRRTFYRSMEMAFDRLPYRRPVLGLSEVVENLTAQQMRDFHATWYKPQSMTAVAVGNLPVEQLINIVAESFETAEAHRPMRSDAQLPELLHHELEQPFDRIVRQEYIDESLQQARIVMTWRVPGMADVAQTYALDALASILGQGRTARLVRELREDQQLVTGISVSNMTYTTQGVFYIVAQLPLENVPVVEAAIARHIQQLQTEPVTTTEIERVRTLVANRYIFGNETPSDRAGLYGYYHAVMGDLEPALNYPAYIQSLNPLDLQEAAQRYLSPDAYGILVMKPA, from the coding sequence ATGATCCCAACCCTCCTCCCCTCCTCTCTGGAATCTCGTCTCAATTCCCCTACGGTTCATCGGCTTCCCAATGGATTGACCATTGTTGCAGAGCAGATGCCTGTTGAGGCAGTCAACCTCAGCCTGTGGCTGGGTATCGGTTCTGCGATCGAGTCAGATGCTATTAACGGCATGGCTCACTTCCTCGAACACATGATCTTTAAGGGCACTCAACGGCTGCAACTGGGCGAGTTTGAGCGCAGTATTGAGCAACGAGGAGCCGTAACCAATGCGGCAACCAGTCAGGACTACACGCATTACTACATCACAACTGCCCCCCACGATTTTGCTGAATTGGCTCCACTACAAATTGAAGTGGCTTTGAATGCGGCAATCCCCGATGAGGAGTTTGAGCGGGAGCGATCGGTCATTTTGGAAGAAATCCGTCGGGCAAACGACAATCCCCGTCGGCGCACCTTCTACCGCTCCATGGAAATGGCGTTCGATCGCCTGCCCTATCGTCGTCCGGTGCTGGGTTTGTCAGAAGTGGTTGAAAATCTCACCGCTCAACAGATGCGCGACTTCCATGCTACCTGGTATAAGCCTCAATCCATGACCGCCGTAGCAGTCGGCAATCTGCCCGTAGAGCAGTTGATCAACATCGTGGCAGAAAGCTTTGAAACGGCTGAGGCTCATCGACCTATGCGATCGGATGCTCAGTTGCCAGAGCTATTGCACCATGAGCTAGAGCAACCCTTTGACCGAATTGTGCGGCAGGAATATATTGATGAGAGCCTGCAACAAGCCCGAATCGTCATGACCTGGCGGGTTCCCGGTATGGCAGATGTGGCACAGACCTATGCTTTAGATGCGCTGGCATCAATTTTGGGGCAGGGACGTACAGCCCGATTGGTGCGGGAGTTGCGAGAAGATCAGCAGTTGGTGACAGGAATCTCTGTCAGCAACATGACTTACACCACGCAAGGCGTGTTTTACATCGTGGCGCAGTTGCCTCTGGAGAACGTGCCTGTGGTGGAAGCGGCGATCGCCCGTCATATTCAACAACTACAAACGGAACCCGTGACTACAACCGAAATCGAACGGGTGCGGACACTGGTTGCCAACCGCTATATCTTTGGCAACGAAACCCCAAGCGATCGCGCCGGGCTTTATGGCTACTATCACGCGGTCATGGGCGATTTAGAACCCGCTTTAAACTATCCCGCTTACATTCAGAGCCTCAACCCCCTCGATTTGCAGGAGGCAGCTCAACGTTATCTATCGCCGGATGCCTACGGCATTCTCGTGATGAAGCCTGCTTAA
- the eat gene encoding ethanolamine permease yields MSDPNQKGFVRYEDVGDDYLEKRQLRRSAGWVLLWALGVGAVISGDFSGWNFGLSAGGFGGLAIGTLLMAVMYVCMVFSIAELTAALPHAGGFYSFTRNAFGPLGGFICGVTDTIEYVITPAVVVFFIGAYMQTLIPGVPVPIWWILYYGIFAFINIRGVELTLKIGLVVTAIAAAILLIFGLSVIVSGQFNGSLLFNIAPSEGQPTWLPFGWEGVFKALPYAMWFYLAIEQLPLAAEEAHNTVSDIPKALIWGIVTLLGLSLLVLVLNPGLPIEATTADGVPVSGAAAVGISGAPIADGFRVIFGDGLVFRLLTIAALTGLVASFHTILYAAGRVMFSLSRAGYYPRWISIISKWHTPAIAIIVSSLIGLACAFLIQFGGTTVGPALLNMAVFGAVISYTMVMIAYIKLKLERPNLPRPYVSPLGIPGAAVGSVLSVIALFACFSDEAYRPGVWGVALFLVVMIAYFVFYSRHKLVARAPEEEDALVGRAMKEIDHSHSPHLHQ; encoded by the coding sequence ATGAGCGATCCAAATCAAAAAGGTTTTGTGCGCTACGAGGATGTCGGGGATGATTACCTCGAAAAACGACAGTTACGTCGCAGCGCAGGTTGGGTTTTGCTGTGGGCGTTAGGAGTCGGCGCAGTCATCTCTGGTGATTTTTCTGGCTGGAACTTTGGCTTAAGCGCGGGTGGCTTTGGGGGGTTGGCGATCGGCACCCTCTTGATGGCGGTGATGTACGTCTGCATGGTGTTTAGCATCGCTGAGTTAACCGCAGCTCTGCCTCACGCGGGCGGGTTTTATTCCTTTACCAGAAACGCCTTTGGCCCATTGGGCGGCTTCATCTGTGGTGTAACAGACACCATCGAATACGTCATTACTCCGGCTGTCGTTGTCTTCTTCATCGGAGCGTACATGCAAACCCTGATTCCCGGAGTGCCTGTACCCATTTGGTGGATTTTGTACTATGGCATCTTTGCATTTATCAATATCCGGGGGGTAGAACTGACCCTCAAGATTGGTTTAGTGGTGACAGCGATCGCCGCAGCGATTCTGCTGATTTTTGGGCTTTCTGTGATCGTTTCCGGTCAGTTTAATGGCAGTTTGCTGTTTAACATTGCACCCTCGGAGGGGCAGCCAACCTGGTTACCCTTTGGCTGGGAAGGCGTTTTCAAAGCGTTACCCTATGCCATGTGGTTTTACCTGGCGATCGAGCAGTTACCCCTTGCCGCTGAGGAGGCACACAACACCGTTAGCGACATTCCGAAAGCCTTGATTTGGGGGATTGTGACCCTGTTGGGCTTATCGTTGCTGGTGCTGGTGCTGAATCCAGGCTTACCAATTGAAGCGACGACTGCTGATGGAGTCCCTGTCAGCGGAGCCGCTGCCGTTGGTATTAGTGGTGCCCCGATCGCCGATGGATTTCGGGTCATCTTTGGCGATGGCCTGGTGTTTCGCTTGCTGACAATTGCAGCTCTGACAGGACTGGTTGCCAGTTTCCACACCATCCTTTATGCAGCAGGACGGGTCATGTTTTCCCTGTCACGGGCAGGTTACTACCCCCGTTGGATTTCGATCATCAGCAAATGGCATACTCCGGCGATCGCCATTATCGTCAGCAGTTTGATTGGTCTTGCCTGTGCTTTTTTGATTCAGTTTGGTGGTACAACGGTGGGTCCTGCTCTGTTGAATATGGCAGTGTTTGGAGCAGTCATTTCCTACACGATGGTGATGATCGCCTACATTAAGCTGAAGCTTGAACGTCCCAACCTGCCCCGTCCCTACGTCAGCCCCCTGGGAATTCCCGGTGCTGCCGTTGGTTCAGTCCTCTCCGTCATTGCGCTGTTTGCCTGTTTTTCAGATGAGGCTTATCGTCCGGGAGTATGGGGTGTTGCCCTGTTCCTGGTGGTGATGATTGCCTATTTCGTCTTCTATAGCCGTCACAAACTGGTGGCACGCGCTCCGGAAGAGGAGGATGCTCTGGTGGGGCGGGCAATGAAGGAAATTGATCATTCTCACTCGCCGCATCTGCATCAATAG
- a CDS encoding ABC transporter permease — MTRYLIKRVLGAIPTLIAISLVVFGLLAIAPGDPLAQFATNPSITEEVRENIRRSLGLDQPIPIRYVKWVWSFVQGNMGFSFTSRSPVNELILQRLPTTLWVVGSAYVISVLIALPLGVLSALKRHSLLDRTITLVALMGFSLPTFFTGLVFIIVFSVQLGWLPFIYNSTLELNSGEAIVAQLKQSIMPIAVLVLFQAAVLMRFMRSAMLDEMPQNYVRTAHAKGLHQGVVVVRHILRNALIPVVTLVALDLPTIFTGALVTEQIFRVPGIGALLIDSIYQNDTPVIMAITFIYAILVVVFNLIADLLYGVLDPRVQFR, encoded by the coding sequence ATGACCCGTTATTTGATCAAGCGTGTGTTAGGAGCGATTCCAACGCTAATTGCGATTAGTTTAGTGGTGTTTGGCTTGTTGGCGATCGCCCCCGGTGATCCATTAGCGCAATTTGCCACCAATCCCTCGATTACGGAAGAGGTGCGGGAAAACATTCGGCGATCGCTGGGGTTAGATCAACCGATACCCATTCGCTATGTCAAATGGGTCTGGTCTTTTGTGCAGGGCAACATGGGCTTTTCGTTTACCAGTCGTAGCCCGGTCAATGAGTTAATCTTGCAGCGATTGCCAACGACGTTGTGGGTTGTTGGTTCTGCCTATGTGATCTCAGTGCTGATAGCGTTGCCATTGGGAGTGTTGTCAGCCCTCAAGCGTCACTCTCTGCTCGATCGAACCATTACCCTGGTGGCGTTGATGGGTTTCTCATTACCCACTTTTTTTACTGGGCTGGTGTTCATCATCGTGTTCAGTGTGCAGTTGGGCTGGTTGCCCTTCATCTACAACAGCACGTTGGAGTTGAATAGTGGGGAGGCGATCGTAGCTCAACTCAAGCAATCCATCATGCCGATCGCCGTTCTTGTGTTGTTTCAAGCGGCAGTCCTGATGCGATTCATGCGGTCTGCCATGCTGGATGAGATGCCACAAAATTATGTCCGTACTGCCCATGCCAAGGGATTGCATCAGGGGGTTGTGGTCGTTCGGCACATACTGCGAAATGCACTAATTCCCGTGGTGACACTGGTCGCGCTGGATTTACCAACGATCTTTACCGGAGCACTGGTGACAGAGCAAATCTTTCGGGTTCCCGGTATTGGGGCACTGCTAATTGACTCGATTTACCAAAACGATACACCTGTCATCATGGCAATTACCTTTATCTACGCCATTCTGGTGGTTGTCTTTAACCTGATAGCGGATCTGCTCTATGGCGTACTCGATCCGCGAGTGCAGTTTCGTTGA
- the pyrR gene encoding bifunctional pyr operon transcriptional regulator/uracil phosphoribosyltransferase PyrR, with translation MSSEVVEILSADELRRTMTRLASQVIERAGDVSQIALLGIYTRGVLLANMLARQIEALEQVQVPVGALDITFYRDDLDQINLRTPEKTEIPFDLSGKIVVLVDDVIYKGRTIRAALNAITEYGRPSAIWLAVLVDRGHRELPIHPDFVGKKLPTAKEEKVKVYLQELDGRDAVELIKR, from the coding sequence ATGTCCTCTGAAGTCGTTGAAATTTTATCGGCTGACGAATTGCGTCGCACGATGACCCGTCTCGCTTCGCAGGTGATTGAACGAGCAGGAGATGTCTCTCAGATAGCCCTGTTGGGCATCTACACACGAGGGGTTTTACTGGCTAACATGCTGGCGCGACAAATTGAGGCATTGGAGCAGGTGCAGGTACCAGTCGGAGCATTGGACATCACCTTCTATCGGGATGATCTAGATCAAATTAACCTGCGAACCCCTGAGAAAACTGAGATTCCCTTTGACCTGTCGGGCAAGATTGTGGTTTTAGTGGATGACGTGATCTACAAGGGACGCACCATTCGAGCAGCCCTAAACGCCATCACAGAGTACGGGCGACCATCGGCAATTTGGTTGGCGGTGTTAGTCGATCGCGGACATCGAGAATTGCCGATTCACCCTGATTTTGTCGGGAAGAAACTGCCCACTGCTAAGGAGGAAAAAGTCAAGGTTTATTTGCAGGAGTTGGATGGACGCGATGCGGTGGAGTTGATTAAACGATGA
- the fni gene encoding type 2 isopentenyl-diphosphate Delta-isomerase produces MATQSRKADHLRVCLEDDVQFQQTTGLERYRFTHCCLPELDRADIDLSTPFLGKALKAPLLISSMTGGTELARVINHRLAEVAQHYGLAMGVGSQRVAIENPDVRPTFAVRAIAPDILLFANLGAVQLNYSYGLDECLRVVDWLEADALVLHLNPLQECVQTKGDTNFKGLLAKIAVLCEKLPIPVIAKEVGNGISAIMAQKLIDAGVSAIDVAGAGGTSWARVESERAKDAQQRRLGATFADWGLPTAECITSIRAIAPNIPLIASGGLRNGLEVAKAIALGADLGGLALPFLQAAAESEAALYALSDALIAELITVLFCTGSATLQELRQPGVLQPVG; encoded by the coding sequence ATCGCCACCCAATCGCGCAAGGCAGACCACCTGCGGGTTTGCCTCGAAGACGATGTGCAGTTTCAGCAAACAACGGGGCTAGAGCGATATCGATTTACCCACTGTTGTTTGCCAGAACTCGATCGCGCTGATATCGATCTCTCCACCCCTTTCCTGGGCAAAGCTCTCAAAGCTCCGTTGCTGATCTCATCCATGACTGGGGGAACGGAGCTTGCTCGTGTGATTAACCATCGCCTAGCCGAGGTCGCGCAGCACTATGGTCTGGCGATGGGGGTGGGGTCACAGCGAGTGGCCATCGAAAATCCGGATGTGCGGCCAACCTTTGCAGTACGGGCGATCGCCCCCGATATCCTCCTCTTTGCCAACCTGGGTGCGGTGCAGCTGAACTATAGCTACGGACTGGATGAATGTCTGCGAGTGGTGGATTGGCTGGAAGCAGATGCCCTGGTGCTGCACCTCAACCCATTGCAGGAGTGTGTGCAGACAAAAGGAGATACCAACTTCAAAGGGTTACTGGCAAAAATTGCAGTTCTCTGTGAAAAACTACCCATTCCCGTGATTGCTAAAGAGGTGGGCAATGGCATCTCGGCAATCATGGCGCAAAAATTAATCGACGCTGGGGTGAGTGCGATCGATGTCGCCGGAGCGGGTGGCACTTCCTGGGCGCGGGTCGAGAGTGAACGGGCTAAGGATGCTCAACAACGGCGACTGGGGGCAACGTTTGCAGACTGGGGTCTGCCTACGGCTGAATGCATTACTTCGATTCGGGCAATCGCCCCCAACATTCCACTCATCGCCTCCGGTGGGCTGCGGAATGGGCTAGAGGTGGCAAAGGCGATCGCCCTGGGAGCGGATTTGGGTGGGTTAGCCTTGCCGTTTCTACAAGCGGCGGCTGAGTCTGAAGCGGCTCTGTATGCCCTCAGCGATGCCTTAATTGCGGAACTGATTACTGTTTTATTTTGCACAGGCAGTGCCACCTTGCAGGAATTGCGGCAACCTGGTGTACTTCAGCCTGTGGGTTAA
- a CDS encoding class I SAM-dependent methyltransferase yields MLQSSQRDKLDNTDDTFFYDFPRFVTHVDEGFIQQLTNLYRERLKPQTRIFDMMSSWVSHLPDEMQFEHVEGHGMNAEELAKNLRLDHYFVQNLNQNQQFPLPDQSFDAVLNTVSVQYLQYPEAVFAEIYRVLKPGGVAIVSFSNRMFFQKAIQAWRDASEAGRVELVKSYFASVTGFSEPEAIARSFNVPSFLQMLGVPGGDPFYAVIAYRQGISENRQLEN; encoded by the coding sequence ATGTTGCAATCAAGCCAGCGCGACAAGCTTGACAATACCGATGATACTTTTTTCTACGACTTTCCTCGGTTTGTCACACACGTTGATGAGGGGTTTATTCAACAACTGACTAATCTATATCGAGAAAGGCTTAAACCGCAAACTCGTATCTTCGACATGATGAGCAGTTGGGTGTCTCACCTGCCGGATGAGATGCAGTTTGAGCATGTCGAAGGGCACGGCATGAACGCTGAAGAACTGGCAAAAAACCTTCGGCTCGATCACTACTTTGTTCAAAATCTCAATCAAAACCAGCAATTTCCGCTTCCTGATCAATCCTTTGATGCCGTGTTGAATACGGTTTCGGTGCAATATTTGCAGTATCCCGAGGCTGTATTTGCTGAGATTTATCGCGTGTTGAAACCGGGTGGAGTGGCGATCGTCAGTTTCTCCAATCGCATGTTTTTCCAAAAGGCGATTCAAGCGTGGCGAGATGCTTCTGAAGCAGGGCGAGTCGAGCTAGTCAAAAGCTATTTTGCATCGGTGACGGGGTTTAGTGAGCCAGAGGCGATCGCCCGTTCTTTCAACGTTCCTAGCTTTTTGCAGATGTTGGGTGTGCCGGGGGGTGATCCATTTTATGCGGTCATTGCCTATCGTCAGGGAATATCAGAAAACAGGCAGCTAGAGAATTAA
- a CDS encoding sensor histidine kinase: protein MQATLDLQKKHDFLQNIFNTVPQVLYIFDLSQGHIVYINDQITEILGYQPQEIYQLGLEWLANCIHPDDRYLLHETSRRFLYLRDREILSSEYRLQNVNGEWRWMSNREVIFSRHEDGTPKAVLGCVTDITDYKQAEVALRQNSAKLREAQHLAHLGSWEFDTTTYTMRWSEETFRIFGFDPSQPEPTYAEFLQWIYLDDLPRFERFLERAIRDGIFSEGEYRLVRPNGSIRHINFRVEGTFDYQGQVKGLFGVVTDVTERRRLEQLLRSQAEREQLLGLVTQRIHQSLDLDEILTTAVTEVRRTLHADRALIFRFHSSGVGSVIKQAILPSYPIPVQTFSLEECQPPEQLDFCGDRQPQVIYDVASHEWASCLATLMQDTEVKSEVVVPIVQNANGSTHIWGLLIVHACSQHRRWQAAEVELLQHISEQLAIAIQQSELYQQVQHFNLNLEHQVQQRTIELQAALYFEAVLKRITDAVRDSLDEAQILRTAVEELAFALRVTYCDTALYNDDKTTSTIFYDCAPESLSAQGQVIQIDQFPHVYARLLEGQYVHFSTLVDGLDPIRPGALYSTILACPILNDQEVLGDLWLRKAPNEVFDEQEIRLVHQVANQCAIALRQSRLYQASQAQVQELEQLNRLKDDFLSTISHELRTPLTNIKMATQMLELTLRQLGVLNSETGSSTPSNTVDRYFQIVKTECQREISLVNDLLDLNRLEASSEPLNLITVELQTLVPQIVRPFVTRIHDQQQRLEVEIADDLPPIRADLSALERILAELLNNACKYTASHETIAISAFVNAQRSAVWIQVSNSGVEIPEDERDRIFERFYRIPNHDPWRYGGTGLGLALVKKLVEQLGATIQVHSDNNTTVFTTIFPYEN, encoded by the coding sequence ATGCAAGCTACTCTCGATTTGCAAAAGAAACATGATTTCTTGCAAAACATTTTTAACACCGTACCTCAAGTCCTTTATATTTTTGATCTATCTCAAGGGCATATTGTTTATATCAATGATCAGATCACCGAGATTTTAGGATACCAACCCCAGGAGATTTATCAATTAGGACTGGAATGGCTTGCAAACTGCATTCATCCTGATGATCGCTACCTGTTGCACGAAACCTCTCGACGATTTCTTTACCTGCGCGATCGAGAAATTCTATCGTCGGAATATCGCTTGCAGAATGTTAATGGTGAATGGCGTTGGATGAGCAATCGAGAGGTCATCTTTAGCCGTCATGAGGATGGCACCCCGAAAGCAGTACTAGGTTGCGTTACTGATATTACAGATTACAAGCAAGCCGAAGTAGCCCTACGCCAAAACTCAGCTAAACTGCGAGAGGCTCAACACTTGGCCCACCTGGGAAGCTGGGAGTTTGATACAACCACCTATACGATGCGGTGGTCAGAGGAAACCTTTCGGATTTTTGGCTTTGACCCGTCGCAACCTGAACCGACCTATGCTGAATTTTTGCAGTGGATCTATTTAGATGATCTGCCCCGGTTTGAACGTTTTTTAGAGCGGGCAATTCGAGATGGGATCTTTAGCGAGGGGGAATATCGCTTAGTTCGCCCGAATGGGTCAATTCGTCACATTAACTTTAGAGTTGAGGGCACCTTTGACTACCAGGGGCAGGTAAAAGGACTGTTTGGAGTCGTCACAGATGTCACAGAACGCCGCCGATTGGAACAACTGCTGCGATCGCAAGCCGAGCGAGAACAACTCCTGGGGCTTGTGACCCAACGCATCCATCAATCCCTGGATCTCGATGAAATTTTGACCACTGCTGTCACGGAGGTGCGGCGCACCCTGCACGCCGATCGCGCACTCATTTTTCGGTTCCATTCCTCCGGTGTCGGCTCTGTTATTAAACAAGCCATCTTGCCTAGCTACCCTATTCCGGTGCAGACGTTTTCGTTGGAGGAATGTCAACCTCCAGAGCAACTGGATTTCTGCGGCGATCGCCAACCACAAGTGATCTACGATGTAGCATCCCATGAATGGGCTTCCTGTCTGGCGACGTTGATGCAAGATACCGAGGTGAAATCAGAAGTTGTAGTCCCGATTGTGCAAAATGCAAACGGGTCAACGCATATTTGGGGTTTATTGATTGTCCATGCCTGTTCTCAGCATCGGCGATGGCAAGCGGCAGAAGTGGAGCTATTGCAACACATCAGTGAACAGTTGGCGATCGCAATTCAACAATCTGAACTATATCAACAGGTTCAGCACTTTAACCTCAACCTGGAACATCAGGTACAGCAACGCACGATTGAATTACAAGCGGCTCTGTATTTTGAAGCGGTGCTCAAACGCATTACTGATGCCGTGCGAGACTCCCTCGATGAAGCTCAAATCTTGCGGACTGCTGTCGAAGAACTGGCGTTTGCCCTCAGGGTAACCTACTGCGATACAGCGTTGTATAACGACGACAAAACCACCTCTACAATCTTTTATGACTGTGCGCCTGAATCGCTGTCTGCTCAGGGGCAGGTGATTCAGATTGACCAGTTTCCCCATGTCTATGCTCGACTCCTGGAAGGGCAGTACGTGCATTTCTCAACGCTGGTGGATGGACTCGATCCCATTCGTCCCGGTGCGCTCTATTCCACCATCCTCGCCTGCCCGATTCTCAACGATCAGGAAGTTTTGGGAGACTTATGGCTCCGCAAAGCCCCGAATGAAGTGTTTGATGAACAAGAGATTCGGCTCGTACATCAGGTGGCAAACCAATGTGCGATCGCTCTCCGCCAATCGCGTCTCTATCAAGCTTCACAGGCGCAAGTACAGGAATTGGAACAGTTAAACCGCCTGAAGGACGACTTTCTCAGTACGATCTCACACGAACTTCGCACGCCGCTGACCAATATCAAAATGGCAACCCAAATGCTCGAACTTACCCTCCGGCAACTGGGTGTCTTGAATTCTGAAACAGGCAGTTCTACACCTTCCAATACAGTCGATCGCTACTTTCAAATTGTCAAAACAGAGTGTCAACGAGAAATTAGCCTGGTCAATGATTTGCTTGATCTCAACCGCTTAGAGGCAAGTTCAGAACCTTTAAATCTCATCACCGTGGAACTGCAAACCCTGGTGCCTCAGATTGTGCGTCCGTTTGTTACTCGCATCCACGACCAACAGCAACGACTTGAGGTCGAGATTGCTGATGATTTGCCCCCGATTAGAGCAGATTTGTCGGCTTTAGAGCGGATTTTGGCAGAGTTACTCAATAACGCCTGCAAGTACACCGCCAGTCACGAAACAATTGCCATTTCAGCGTTTGTCAATGCTCAAAGATCCGCCGTTTGGATACAGGTCAGTAACTCAGGGGTTGAGATTCCGGAGGACGAGCGCGATCGCATCTTTGAGCGGTTTTATCGCATTCCTAACCACGACCCATGGCGATATGGAGGCACAGGGTTAGGACTGGCATTGGTCAAAAAGTTGGTGGAACAATTAGGGGCAACGATTCAGGTTCACAGTGACAACAACACAACGGTATTTACGACTATTTTCCCCTATGAAAATTAA
- a CDS encoding MFS transporter, which translates to MVQPAVIRKFTLPAFQFRNYRLFFTGQGISLIGTWMTRIATIWLVYHLSHSAFLLGAVGFASQIPSFLLAPIGGVLGDRYNRQRALVLTQGLGMVQSLALAGLTLSGMIQIWHILVLSLVQGCINAFDAPLRQAFVSEMVEDRAALPNAIALNSSLFNGARLVGPAIAGLIITATGAGYCFLIDGLSYIPVIAAFLAMRIKPRATLKSDSISLTSLYRQFWEGFEYTRNHPAIRPILGLVAIVSFMGMPYLALAPIFADEILQGGAPTLGLLMSAAGVGALMAGAYLSLRRQITGLGRLIGIAPAVMGLGLIGFSASRIVWFSTVMMAVVGFSFLLQFASSNTIVQTLVEDDKRGRVMSLYIMSFMGMVPLGNLAAGILASWIGAPMTIAIGGVFCILGATRFRLPQRL; encoded by the coding sequence ATGGTGCAACCTGCTGTTATTCGTAAATTTACTCTTCCGGCTTTTCAATTTAGAAATTATCGCCTCTTTTTTACAGGACAGGGCATCTCGCTGATTGGCACCTGGATGACCCGCATTGCCACCATTTGGCTTGTTTACCATCTCAGTCATTCTGCTTTTTTATTAGGAGCGGTGGGATTTGCAAGCCAGATTCCCAGTTTTTTGTTGGCTCCCATTGGGGGTGTTTTAGGCGATCGCTACAACCGCCAACGGGCACTGGTACTGACTCAGGGGTTAGGTATGGTGCAATCGCTGGCATTAGCAGGCTTGACTCTATCGGGAATGATTCAAATCTGGCACATTTTAGTGCTCTCGCTGGTTCAGGGTTGTATCAATGCTTTTGATGCACCGCTTCGACAGGCATTTGTCTCTGAAATGGTGGAAGACCGAGCCGCATTACCGAATGCGATCGCCCTCAATTCTTCGTTGTTTAACGGGGCGCGATTAGTGGGTCCAGCGATCGCTGGACTGATTATTACTGCAACGGGGGCAGGGTACTGCTTTCTGATTGACGGGTTGAGTTACATCCCGGTCATTGCCGCATTTTTAGCTATGCGAATCAAGCCTAGAGCGACATTGAAGAGTGATTCAATTTCCTTGACCAGCCTCTATCGCCAATTTTGGGAGGGATTTGAGTACACCCGCAATCACCCTGCCATTCGTCCGATTCTCGGTCTGGTGGCGATCGTCAGTTTTATGGGAATGCCCTATCTGGCACTGGCTCCCATCTTTGCTGATGAGATTTTGCAGGGAGGTGCGCCGACGTTGGGATTGTTGATGTCTGCGGCAGGGGTTGGTGCCCTGATGGCGGGTGCTTACCTCAGTCTGCGTCGGCAAATAACGGGGTTAGGACGCTTAATTGGCATTGCTCCCGCTGTGATGGGGTTGGGGTTGATTGGGTTTTCTGCCTCCCGTATCGTTTGGTTCTCAACGGTGATGATGGCAGTTGTGGGTTTTAGTTTTCTGTTGCAATTTGCCTCTAGCAATACCATCGTTCAAACCCTGGTGGAGGATGACAAACGGGGGCGAGTTATGAGTCTTTACATCATGTCGTTTATGGGCATGGTTCCTCTGGGTAATCTGGCGGCAGGAATCCTTGCCAGTTGGATTGGCGCACCGATGACGATCGCGATCGGTGGTGTTTTTTGTATTCTGGGAGCGACTCGATTTCGACTCCCACAACGCCTTTAG
- a CDS encoding YebC/PmpR family DNA-binding transcriptional regulator gives MAGHSKWANIKRQKARVDAVKGKTFAKISRQIIVAARSGVPDPAGNFQLRTAIEKAKAAGIPNENIERAIAKGSGKLGADNSMEAIRYEGYGPGGVAILIEALTDNRNRTAADLRAAFSKRGGNLGETGCVGWMFEQKGVVTVADVTDEDALLEASLEGGAESYEVTEEEGEPIADVFTEVTNLEFLQQTLKDQGYRIVQTELRWIPNNTLEVADPDQAQALLKLMDALEDLEDVQSVTANFDMADDLMSLSMV, from the coding sequence ATGGCTGGACATAGCAAATGGGCAAACATCAAGCGACAGAAAGCAAGAGTTGACGCTGTCAAAGGTAAGACGTTTGCAAAAATTTCACGACAGATTATCGTTGCGGCTCGCAGTGGCGTTCCTGATCCAGCAGGAAATTTTCAACTCCGAACGGCGATCGAAAAAGCAAAAGCAGCAGGCATTCCAAACGAAAACATTGAACGGGCGATCGCTAAAGGCTCTGGCAAGTTGGGCGCAGACAATAGCATGGAAGCCATTCGGTATGAGGGATATGGTCCTGGTGGGGTTGCCATTCTAATTGAAGCGTTGACCGACAACCGCAACCGCACCGCTGCCGATTTGCGGGCTGCCTTTAGCAAACGAGGCGGCAACCTGGGTGAAACCGGATGTGTTGGCTGGATGTTTGAGCAAAAAGGGGTTGTCACGGTTGCCGATGTCACCGATGAAGATGCCCTGTTGGAAGCCTCGCTGGAAGGTGGTGCGGAGTCCTATGAGGTCACCGAAGAGGAAGGCGAACCCATTGCCGATGTCTTCACCGAGGTCACAAATCTAGAGTTTTTGCAGCAAACCTTGAAGGATCAGGGCTATCGCATTGTGCAGACAGAATTGCGGTGGATTCCCAACAATACCCTGGAAGTCGCTGACCCTGATCAGGCCCAGGCGTTGCTGAAATTGATGGATGCTCTAGAAGATCTAGAAGATGTGCAGAGTGTCACTGCCAACTTTGATATGGCAGACGATTTGATGTCGCTGAGTATGGTGTAA